The following proteins come from a genomic window of Neptunomonas concharum:
- the rsxC gene encoding electron transport complex subunit RsxC translates to MHKFFSFHGGIHPPENKKQSTRAPIRPAPLPEKLIVPLQQHIGAPAKPCVNTGEHVLKGQVIAKAQGRISVAVHAPSSGHIIDIAPQAVPHPSGLAAPCITIATDGQDEWIPHQGLENYRALPKPELIDYIRDHGIAGMGGAGFPTDVKLHLGDDHIVNTLIINAAECEPYITADDMLIRERADQIVSGVEIINHLLQPSHIMIGIEDNKAHAIRVLEEALRDTNLNIDIMVVPTKYPSGGEKQLIKLLTNVEVPSGRIPADVGIVCQNIGTVAAIHQAVHEGKPLISRIVTVTGEAVSKPQNLEALIGTPFSALLKASGINRPQLSRLVMGGPMMGFTIEDENIPVIKTSNCIIAATLQEMPPAPPAQACIRCGMCEQVCPAELLPQQLHWFAKSREFEKAKHHNLFDCIECGACSYVCPSNIPLVQYYRFAKQEIRAEEAEQRKAEQSRIRFEARQARLEQEKIEKELRRKERAEQAAKAQAEKKISAEKTLATPDNNAQPAAPDIKQLKTAAAVARTKLKKAQQALKNATEKGQEGTEVLQATVVDLEKKAHEAQLAFEKADSGAPTSGTASAPLNGLTEDVEKAKRTLEKAETALQAAIANNSPAVEKMRAGVDKLRAKYDESLEALQQAQSNTTVTVTEAIDLKALKQQVSIMRTKLKKAEKSLAETAEGDALYRELEEEIKRLQERHDEAKARLDEAEAIKSKEAQAQGIDLKKLKIDAALARAAVTKAERAIKKAQENDGEDLTQLQAELVAAEQHANQLNQTLSQFE, encoded by the coding sequence ATGCATAAGTTTTTCTCATTTCATGGTGGCATCCATCCACCAGAGAATAAAAAACAATCCACACGCGCACCTATTCGTCCAGCACCCTTGCCCGAAAAGCTGATCGTCCCTTTGCAGCAGCATATTGGTGCGCCTGCTAAACCTTGTGTCAATACAGGTGAGCACGTCCTTAAAGGACAAGTGATTGCCAAAGCACAAGGCCGTATTAGCGTTGCGGTGCATGCTCCTAGTTCTGGGCATATTATCGATATTGCCCCACAAGCGGTTCCTCATCCATCCGGTTTGGCAGCACCTTGCATCACGATTGCAACAGATGGACAAGATGAATGGATACCCCATCAAGGGTTAGAGAATTATCGTGCACTCCCTAAGCCTGAATTGATCGATTACATACGCGATCATGGCATTGCTGGCATGGGCGGTGCAGGCTTCCCGACAGATGTCAAACTTCATCTAGGGGATGATCATATCGTCAATACTTTGATCATCAATGCAGCCGAATGTGAACCTTACATTACCGCTGACGATATGCTTATTCGTGAGCGAGCTGATCAAATTGTCAGCGGTGTTGAGATCATCAACCACTTACTGCAACCCAGCCACATCATGATCGGCATTGAGGATAACAAAGCTCATGCTATTCGTGTGCTGGAAGAAGCCTTACGTGATACGAATCTGAACATTGATATTATGGTTGTCCCCACAAAATATCCTTCTGGCGGGGAGAAACAACTGATCAAACTACTCACCAATGTGGAAGTACCGAGCGGCCGCATACCCGCAGATGTAGGTATTGTCTGCCAGAATATTGGAACAGTCGCTGCCATCCATCAAGCAGTACATGAGGGCAAACCGCTCATCTCCCGTATTGTGACAGTCACCGGTGAAGCGGTCTCAAAGCCACAAAACCTAGAAGCATTAATAGGCACTCCATTTAGCGCTCTTCTGAAAGCTTCAGGTATTAATCGACCTCAACTGAGTCGCCTAGTGATGGGTGGCCCCATGATGGGATTCACTATCGAAGATGAGAATATTCCCGTCATCAAGACATCCAACTGTATTATTGCAGCAACATTACAAGAGATGCCTCCCGCACCGCCTGCACAAGCGTGTATTCGCTGTGGCATGTGCGAACAAGTATGCCCTGCTGAGCTACTACCCCAACAGCTACATTGGTTTGCTAAAAGTCGCGAGTTTGAAAAGGCTAAGCACCACAACCTGTTTGATTGTATAGAGTGCGGAGCCTGCTCCTATGTCTGCCCTAGCAATATCCCACTGGTACAATACTACCGTTTTGCTAAGCAAGAGATCAGAGCAGAAGAAGCTGAACAACGTAAAGCAGAACAATCCCGCATCCGCTTTGAAGCAAGACAAGCAAGGCTTGAGCAAGAAAAGATTGAAAAAGAGCTAAGACGCAAAGAGCGCGCCGAGCAGGCCGCTAAAGCGCAAGCAGAAAAGAAAATCAGCGCTGAGAAAACCTTGGCAACACCTGATAACAATGCTCAGCCGGCTGCACCTGATATTAAGCAGCTCAAAACAGCCGCCGCCGTTGCAAGAACTAAACTTAAAAAGGCACAGCAGGCGTTGAAAAATGCCACTGAAAAAGGTCAAGAAGGCACGGAGGTGTTGCAAGCTACCGTTGTCGATTTAGAGAAAAAAGCACACGAAGCACAACTAGCCTTTGAAAAAGCGGATTCGGGTGCCCCGACATCAGGTACGGCATCAGCGCCGCTCAACGGTCTTACAGAAGATGTAGAGAAAGCTAAACGCACGCTCGAAAAAGCAGAGACAGCCTTACAGGCTGCGATCGCCAACAATAGTCCGGCCGTTGAAAAGATGCGCGCTGGGGTTGATAAATTACGTGCAAAATATGATGAGTCTCTAGAAGCCCTTCAACAAGCTCAAAGCAACACCACGGTTACAGTAACCGAGGCTATTGACTTAAAAGCGCTCAAACAACAAGTTTCCATCATGCGAACCAAACTAAAGAAAGCAGAAAAAAGTTTGGCGGAAACAGCAGAAGGCGATGCCCTTTATAGAGAGCTTGAAGAAGAAATTAAGCGCCTGCAAGAGCGACACGATGAGGCTAAAGCTCGTCTTGATGAGGCTGAAGCAATCAAGTCTAAAGAAGCACAAGCTCAGGGCATTGACCTCAAAAAGCTAAAAATCGATGCAGCGCTTGCAAGGGCTGCTGTCACTAAAGCAGAACGTGCTATCAAAAAAGCGCAAGAGAATGATGGCGAAGACCTCACTCAATTACAGGCTGAGTTAGTGGCTGCCGAACAACACGCAAACCAACTCAATCAAACTTTGAGCCAATTTGAATAG
- the rsxB gene encoding electron transport complex subunit RsxB, whose amino-acid sequence MSAVLIAILVLLSLAIVFGLVLGFAAVKFKVEGNPIVDQIDNLLPQTQCGQCGYPGCRPYAEAISNGDAINKCPPGGQSTIEALADLLDVEAIPLDAEHGEESVKKIAYIREDECIGCTKCIQACPVDAILGAAKQMHTVIVSECTGCDLCVEPCPVDCIDMLPIETTLNTWKWDAPVPGVQLIATDKGRGLEQREVA is encoded by the coding sequence ATGAGTGCTGTATTAATTGCCATACTGGTCTTGCTGAGCTTAGCTATCGTATTTGGACTTGTATTAGGCTTTGCTGCTGTTAAGTTCAAGGTTGAAGGCAATCCCATTGTCGACCAAATTGATAACTTACTGCCTCAAACACAATGTGGACAGTGTGGCTACCCAGGTTGTCGGCCTTATGCTGAAGCAATTAGTAACGGGGATGCCATTAACAAATGCCCTCCCGGCGGACAAAGCACCATTGAAGCCCTTGCCGACTTGCTGGATGTAGAAGCTATTCCGCTGGATGCTGAACACGGTGAAGAGAGTGTAAAAAAGATCGCTTACATCCGTGAAGATGAATGTATAGGCTGTACTAAGTGTATTCAGGCTTGTCCAGTTGATGCCATTTTAGGTGCAGCCAAACAGATGCACACTGTCATTGTGTCCGAATGTACTGGCTGCGACCTCTGTGTAGAACCCTGCCCTGTTGACTGTATCGATATGTTGCCGATTGAAACCACCTTAAATACCTGGAAGTGGGATGCGCCCGTTCCTGGCGTACAGCTGATTGCAACCGACAAGGGTCGTGGACTTGAACAAAGAGAGGTCGCCTGA
- the rsxA gene encoding electron transport complex subunit RsxA → MTDFLLILISTVLVNNFVLVQFLGLCPFMGVSNKLETAMGMSLATTFVLTLSSVCSYLVYTYLLQPFELGYLRTISFILVIAVVVQFTEMVVKKTSPMLYKVLGIFLPLITTNCAVLGVALLNIKKQNHFMESIFYGFGAAVGFSMALILFSAIRERVAVADVPVPFKGAAIGMVTAGLMSLAFMGFTGLVKF, encoded by the coding sequence ATGACAGATTTCCTATTAATTCTGATCAGCACCGTGCTGGTTAACAACTTCGTACTGGTACAGTTTCTAGGCTTATGCCCCTTTATGGGAGTTTCCAATAAGCTAGAAACCGCCATGGGCATGTCCCTTGCGACAACCTTTGTACTAACACTGTCTTCGGTATGTAGCTACCTTGTCTACACCTACCTGCTTCAACCATTTGAGTTGGGTTATCTTAGAACCATCTCTTTTATACTGGTGATCGCCGTTGTCGTACAATTTACAGAAATGGTCGTCAAAAAAACCAGCCCTATGCTCTACAAAGTGCTGGGGATCTTCCTACCACTAATCACCACAAATTGTGCGGTGCTTGGCGTGGCACTTTTGAACATTAAAAAGCAGAACCATTTTATGGAATCTATTTTTTATGGATTCGGCGCCGCTGTAGGTTTTTCAATGGCATTGATTTTGTTTTCGGCCATTCGTGAGCGTGTTGCCGTGGCTGATGTACCCGTTCCCTTCAAAGGTGCCGCGATCGGTATGGTGACGGCGGGTTTAATGTCTCTAGCCTTTATGGGCTTCACCGGTCTGGTTAAGTTTTAA
- the cysN gene encoding sulfate adenylyltransferase subunit CysN → MSHQSELISSDIEAYLHQHENKELLRFLTCGSVDDGKSTLIGRLLHDSKMIYEDQLAAIQNDNARVGNAGEELDLALLVDGLQAEREQGITIDVAYRYFSTAKRKFIIADTPGHEQYTRNMATGASTCDLAIILIDARHGVQVQTRRHSFIVSLLGLKHTIVAINKMDLVDFSEARYEEIKADYLKFAAQLDLPDIQFVPLSALKGDNVVNPSESMPWYTGLPLMETLETVQIARDQNFDALRFPVQYVNRPNLDFRGYCGTLTSGIVRPGDAVTVLPSGKSSRVKSIVTFDGELEEAFPPMSITLTLEDEIDISRGDILVHSQNIPKATNRFDATLVWMSEQPMSRGKTYDIKLLTSRVAGAITDIRYKIDVNTLEHSEDSSLQLNEIGRCELTLERAILPDNYKAFRGTGSFIVVDRLSNATVAAGMIIDADQDAGYKLYDATQVSAEQKAARLGQRSSIIQITGDKQSTETLIHSLEKALFDLGKAVAPLIESNLPATLQPVIADVAAQLKDNGLIVLSNSQLDADLSIDANTAPTQDEDHVAAALQQLRAKNLI, encoded by the coding sequence ATGAGCCATCAATCAGAACTGATTTCCAGCGATATTGAAGCCTATTTACACCAACATGAAAACAAAGAACTTCTTCGGTTCCTGACGTGCGGAAGCGTGGATGACGGCAAATCCACCTTAATCGGACGCTTGCTACACGACTCTAAAATGATCTATGAAGATCAACTAGCTGCGATCCAAAACGATAATGCCCGCGTGGGCAATGCGGGAGAAGAATTAGACCTCGCATTACTTGTTGACGGTTTACAAGCAGAGCGTGAACAAGGCATTACTATTGACGTTGCCTATCGGTATTTCTCCACCGCCAAGCGTAAGTTCATTATTGCCGACACCCCTGGCCATGAACAATACACTCGCAACATGGCCACAGGCGCATCAACCTGTGATTTGGCCATCATTTTGATCGACGCTCGTCATGGGGTTCAGGTTCAAACACGGCGCCATAGTTTTATCGTGTCATTACTAGGGCTAAAGCACACCATTGTTGCCATTAATAAAATGGACTTGGTTGACTTCAGTGAAGCGCGCTACGAAGAGATAAAAGCAGATTATTTGAAGTTCGCTGCACAATTAGATCTCCCGGATATCCAATTTGTGCCACTTTCTGCATTGAAAGGTGACAATGTCGTTAACCCATCAGAGTCTATGCCTTGGTACACCGGTTTACCACTGATGGAGACACTGGAAACCGTGCAGATCGCCCGTGATCAGAACTTTGATGCACTACGTTTCCCAGTACAATACGTTAACCGTCCTAATCTTGATTTTCGTGGCTATTGCGGCACGCTGACCTCAGGCATTGTCCGCCCCGGTGATGCTGTCACTGTTTTACCTTCAGGCAAGTCATCCCGCGTAAAATCGATTGTGACCTTTGATGGTGAACTAGAGGAGGCATTTCCTCCTATGTCGATCACCCTGACACTGGAAGACGAAATCGATATCTCTCGTGGCGATATTCTTGTACATAGTCAGAATATCCCTAAAGCGACCAATCGTTTTGATGCAACGCTCGTGTGGATGTCAGAGCAGCCCATGTCACGAGGTAAAACCTATGACATCAAACTGCTGACCAGTCGTGTTGCAGGTGCGATTACTGATATTCGTTACAAAATCGATGTAAACACACTAGAACACTCAGAAGACTCCAGCTTACAGTTAAATGAAATTGGGCGATGCGAGTTAACGCTTGAGCGCGCCATTCTTCCGGACAACTATAAAGCTTTCCGAGGTACAGGCTCTTTCATTGTGGTTGATCGACTCAGTAATGCAACGGTTGCGGCTGGCATGATCATTGACGCCGACCAAGATGCTGGTTACAAGCTCTATGATGCAACACAGGTCAGTGCCGAGCAGAAAGCCGCACGTCTAGGTCAGAGAAGCTCTATTATCCAAATCACGGGGGATAAACAGTCAACTGAAACGCTGATTCACTCGTTAGAAAAGGCACTGTTTGATCTGGGTAAAGCGGTCGCACCGCTAATTGAGTCGAATTTACCAGCTACGCTACAACCGGTCATTGCCGATGTTGCGGCTCAGTTAAAAGACAACGGTCTGATAGTACTGTCAAATAGCCAGTTAGACGCTGATCTCAGTATTGATGCAAACACAGCGCCGACTCAAGATGAAGACCATGTAGCTGCTGCGCTACAACAGTTAAGAGCTAAAAACCTGATATAA
- the cysD gene encoding sulfate adenylyltransferase subunit CysD translates to MTSLPERRLTHLKQLEAESIQIIREVAAEFENPVMLYSVGKDSAVMLHLARKAFFPGKPPFPLMHVDTTWKFKEMISFRDKMAKEAGMDLIVHINQEGVDMGVGPFTHGSSKHTDIMKTQALKQALDKYKFDAAFGGARRDEEKSRAKERVFSFRDKFHRWDPKSQRPELWTIFNTRVDKGESIRVFPLSNWTELDIWQYIYLESIPIVPLYFAAERPVVQRDGMMIMVDDERLPLNEGETPDMRKVRFRTLGCYPLTGAVDSNAETLQEIIQEMLLTTTSERQGRAIDHDSSGSMEKKKMEGYF, encoded by the coding sequence ATGACATCTTTACCAGAACGCCGTCTTACTCATCTTAAGCAATTGGAGGCTGAGAGCATCCAGATCATTCGCGAAGTCGCCGCCGAGTTCGAGAACCCTGTCATGCTTTACTCCGTCGGCAAAGATTCGGCAGTAATGTTGCACCTGGCACGAAAAGCCTTCTTCCCAGGAAAGCCACCTTTCCCTCTTATGCACGTTGATACCACTTGGAAATTTAAGGAGATGATCAGCTTTCGGGATAAAATGGCTAAAGAAGCAGGGATGGACCTGATCGTACATATCAATCAGGAAGGTGTAGATATGGGGGTAGGCCCCTTCACCCACGGCTCATCCAAACACACGGATATCATGAAAACTCAGGCCCTCAAACAAGCATTGGATAAGTACAAGTTCGATGCAGCTTTTGGTGGTGCACGCCGTGACGAAGAAAAATCTCGCGCAAAAGAGCGTGTTTTCTCATTCAGGGACAAATTTCACCGCTGGGATCCAAAAAGCCAGCGCCCCGAGTTGTGGACTATTTTTAATACCCGTGTAGATAAAGGCGAGAGTATTCGCGTATTCCCTCTTTCTAACTGGACGGAACTGGACATCTGGCAATACATCTATCTTGAGAGCATCCCAATTGTACCTCTGTACTTCGCAGCAGAACGCCCCGTTGTGCAACGCGATGGCATGATGATTATGGTTGATGACGAACGCCTTCCGTTGAATGAAGGCGAAACGCCTGATATGCGTAAGGTACGTTTCAGAACGCTTGGCTGCTATCCGCTAACCGGTGCTGTCGATTCCAACGCAGAAACACTACAGGAAATTATTCAGGAGATGTTGCTCACAACAACCTCCGAGCGACAAGGCCGCGCCATTGATCACGACTCGTCTGGCTCAATGGAGAAAAAGAAGATGGAAGGCTACTTCTAG